In the genome of Variovorax sp. PAMC26660, the window CCGTATGGATGGCCGCTTCGCCATCAGTGGGCGAGCGCGGCCGGGGCTGCTGCCATCGACGATTCGCTGGTCGGCACTTCGCCGCGCAGCGTGTACGCCAGCGAGCGCGTGATGCGCAGGTCGGTCATCTGGCCGACGAGGCGCGCGTCGCCCTCGAAGTTGACGACGCGGTTGCAGGCGGTGCGGCCCATCAGCTCGTTCGCATCCTTGCGCGAGGCGCCCTCGACCAGCACGCGCTGGGTGCTGCCCACCAGCGCCTGGCCGAAGCGCTTGACGTTGCCGTCGATCACCGCCTGCAGCGTGTGCAGCCGCGCGAGCTTCACTTCGTGCGGCGTGTCGTCCTGCAGTTGCGCGGCCGGCGTGCCGGGGCGCGGGCTGAAGATGAAGCTGAAGCTGTTGTCGAACTGGCAGTCGTCGATGAGCTTCATCATCTTGGCGAAGTCTTCGTCGGTCTCGCCGGGGAAGCCGACGATGAAGTCGCTGGAGAGAGCGAGTTCAGGGCGGATGGCGCGCAGCTTGCGCACCGTGCTCTTGTATTCCATGGCGGTGTAGCCGCGCTTCATGGCCATCAGGATGCGGTCGCTGCCGTGCTGCACGGGCAGGTGCAGATGGCTCACGAGCTGCGGCACCTTGGCGTAGGCCTCGATCAGTCGGGGCGTGAACTCGTTCGGATGGCTGGTGGTGTAGCGGATGCGCTCGATGCCGGGGATCTCGGCCACGTACTCGATCAGCAGCGCGAAGTCGGCGATCTCGGCGGTGTCGCCCATCTTGCCGCGGTAGGCATTCACGTTCTGGCCCAGCAGCGTGATCTCGCGCACGCCCTGGTCGGCCAGGCCGGCAATTTCGACCAGCACGTCGTCGAGCGGGCGGTTCACTTCCTCGCCGCGCGTGTAGGGCACCACGCAATAGCTGCAGTACTTGGAGCAGCCTTCCATGATCGACACGAAGGCGGTCGCGCCGTCGACGCGCGCGGGCGGCAGGTGATCGAACTTCTCGATTTCGGGGAAGCTGATGTCGACCTGCGGGCGGTTCAGGCGCTCGCGGTCATTCAGCATTTCGGGCAGGCGGTGCAGGGTCTGCGGGCCGAACACGATGTCGACGTAAGGTGCGCGCGCAATGATGGCCGCGCCTTCCTGGCTCGCGACGCAACCGCCCACGCCGATCTTCACGCCCTTGGCCTTCAGGTGCTTCACGCGGCCGAGGTCGGAGAACACTTTTTCCTGCGCCTTCTCGCGCACCGAACAGGTGTTGAACAGGATGAGGTCGGCCTCGTCCACGTTCTGCGTGGGCTCGTAGCCCTGTGCGGCGTGCAGTACGTCGGCCATCTTGTCCGAGTCGTACTCGTTCATCTGGCAGCCGAAGGTCTTGATGAATACTTTTTTCATGGGAATCTCTTTCATGGCCCTCCTGCAGAAGAAGGGCGCGACAGGCGGGCGCAGAAGGTCCGCGCCGCCTTTTCTTTATTGCGTGTTGACGGTGTCGTTCGAGGTGAATGGCCAGACATTCAGGAACGGCTTGTTCAGCGACTCGCGGCTGGCCGAGGCTTCGTCGGGCGTGAGGATCCAGACCTCGCGCAGCAGCCCGGCGGCATCGCGCGTGTAGTTCACCAGGAAGCGCTGGCCGATGATCGCGCCGGGCATGACCAGCATGTTCTGTGCGCTGCGGATGCGCGCGCCGGCCCCCAGGCGGTCGGCCCGGCCGTCGAGTTCGACGTCGGGCGCATTGGTCACGATGAACTTGCCGCGCAGCGTGCCGATGGGGAAATTGCGGCCGCCGACCAGCGATTCGTTCTGGGTCTGGGGGCGGGGCACCTCGTCCTGAGCGTTGGCCTGGAGCGAGAAAAAGCCCGCAGCGCCTGCGACTGCTGCGCAAAGCGCTATGAAAGTGAGAGTGTTCGTGGGTTTCTTGCAGCGGTTCATGGGGTATATCCAGAGGCTGTGGAGCGGGCGATTTTAACGACGGGGTGGCTGTCGGTCGCGCCGGACACAGTGGGTTGCAGGCAACGCAGTTCGTTCACTGCTTTACATTTATTTACGGTGCCCATCGACACGGCGGGGCGGCCACTGCTCCAATAGCTGCTGTCAGCCCAAAGTGCACAAGAACCCCATGAAAACAAATGTTGCCGTTGCCCTTGCGGGTGTGTTGATCGTAGCCGTCGCGGGCGGGTGGTGGAGCCTATCCGGCAACAAGCTTGCCGCGAAAAACGACAAGGCCCCGACCACCGCCGGTGGCGGCGCGCCTGCGCTCGTGACGCTGGCTACGGCCGAAAAGCAGGACGTGCCGGTGACGGTGCAGGTCAATGGCAGCGTGGTGTCCCTCAACAGCGTCGACCTGCGCCCGCAGGTCACGAACACGGTGAGCGCGGTGCATGTGAAGGAAGGGCAGTTCGTCAAGGCGGGCCAGTTGCTGTTCACGCTGGACGACCGCAACGACCAGGCCAACCTGGCGCGCGCCCGGGCCCAGCAGCAAAAGGACGAGGCCACCATGGCCGACCTGGAGCGCCAGTACAAGCGCAGCCAGGACCTGGTGGCGCAGAACTTCATTGCCAAGAGCGCGGCCGACGCCACGCTGTCGCAGCTCGAAGCGCAACGCGCCGCCGTCGCGGCCGACCGCGCCGCCGTGCAGTCGGCACAGGTGGCGCTGGGCTACGCCACGCTGCGCGCGCCGATTGCCGGGCGCATCGGCGCCGTCAACATCTACCCCGGCACGCTGGTGCAGCCGACGCTGTCGCTGGTCACGGTCACGCAGCTCGACCCGATCGCCGTGAGCTTCCCGGTGCCCGAGGGCAACCTGCAAGACCTGCTGGCCGCCGCGCGCACCCGCTCGAAGGTCGAGGCCGTGGTCACCGGACGCAAGGAGCCGCTGAACGGCACGCTCGACTTCGTCGACAACACGGTCGATCCGCAGATCGGCACCGTGCGCGCCAAGGCTGTGTTCAGCAACGCCGACCAGAGCCTCTGGCCCGGCCAGTTCGTCGGCACGCGCATCACGGTGCGCACGCTCGACGGCGCCACGGTGGTGCCGGCCGCGGCGCTGATGATGCTGGCCGACGGCACGTCGCTCTACGTGGTCGACGAGTCCAGGACCGCCACGCGCCGCAAGGTCAAGACGCTGCACACCTTCGGCACCAAGGTCGCGGTGAGCGGCGTCGAGCCGGGTGAGCAGGTGGTGATCGAGGGCAGCCAGAACGTGCGGCCCGGCGGCAAGGTCCGCGTCGATGCCAAGGCGCCGGCTGTGCCCAACGGCACCACGGGCGTGACGCCCGGCAGCGCCGCTTCGTCGGACGCCAAGCCCGTGCGGGAACGCGCATGAACATCTCGGAGCTCTGCATCCGTCGTCCCGCGATGACGGTGCTGCTGTCCGCCGCGGTGGTGGTCATCGGCATCTTTGCGTACTTCAGCATCCCGGTGGCGGCGCTGCCCAGCTACAACACGCCGGTCATCAACGTCAACGCGCAACTGCCCGGCGCCAGCCCGGACACCATGGCGAGTTCGGTCGCGCTGCCGCTCGAAAAGCAGTTCTCGACCATCCCGGGCCTGCAGACCATCAGCTCGGTCAACACGCAGGGCGTGACCTCGCTCACGCTCGAATTCGTGAGCAGCCGCGACATCGATGCCGCCGCGGTCGACGTGCAGGCCGCGCTGCTGCGCGCCCAGCGCCAGTTGCCGCAGGAACTGACCCAACTGCCCTCGTACCGCAAGGTGAACCCGGCCGATGCGCCGGTGCTCTTCATCGCGCTGATCTCGCCGTCGATGAACCCGGCCGAACTCAACGACTATGCCGAGAACCTGATCTCGCCCACGCTCTCGACCATCGACGGCGTGGCGCAGGTGGGTGTGTACGGCCGCAAGGCCTTTGCCGTGCGCATCAAGGCCAACGCCGACCTGCTCAACGCGCGCAACATCACGCTCGACGAACTGGCCAAGGCGGTGAACTCGGCCAATGCCAACACGCCGGTCGGCACGCTCGACGGTCCGCGCCAGACACTCACCATCCAGGCCAACCGCCAGCTCGTGAAGGCGGCCGACTTCGCCAAGCTGATCGTCGGCCAGCGCAACGGCGCCCCGGTGCGGCTCGACGAAGTCGCCACCATCGAGGACAGCTTCGAGTCGGTCAAGACGTCGAGCAGCTTCAATGGCCAGGACTCGATCTCGCTGGCCGTGCAGCGCCAGCCCAATGCCAACACCGTGCAGGTGGTGGACGCGGTGCGCGCGCTCATCCCGCGCTTCAAGGCCGAGCTGCCGCAGTCGGTCGAGATCCAGATGGTGAACGACCGCTCGCTCTCGATCCGCGAGGCGGTGCACGACGTGCAGCTCACGCTGCTGGGCACCATCGCGCTGGTGGTGCTGGTGATCTTTTTGTTCCTGCACCGGTTGGTGGCCACGCTGATTCCGGCCGCGACCATTCCCATTTCGCTGATCGGCGCGGTGGCATTGCTCTACGCCTTCGGCTACAGCCTGGACAACGTCTCGCTGCTGGGCATCACGCTGGCCGTGGGGCTGGTGGTGGACGACGCGATCGTGGTGCTCGAAAACATCATGCGTTACGTCGAGAAGGGCATGGAGCCCTTCGCGGCGGCGCTGCGCGGTGCGCGAGAGGTGGGCTTCACCATCGTGTCGATTTCCATCTCGCTGGTGGCCGTGTTCATCCCGATCTTCTTCATGCCGGGCGTGATCGGCCTGCTGTTCCACGAGTTCGCGGTGGTGGTGGCGCTGGCGGTGCTGGTGTCGGCCGTGGTGTCGCTCACGCTGGTGCCGATGCTCGCGAGCCGGTTGCTCAAGCATGTGCCCCGCAAAGAGGGCGCGATGGACCACGAGGAAGAGCACCCCGAACCCGGCACCGCCATCGGCCGCGCCTTCGAGCGCGGCTACCGCGCGGTGCACGGCGGTTACATGCGTTCGCTCGACTGGACGCTGGAGCACCGCAAGCTGATGCTGGCGATGGCGGGCCTGACCTTCGTTGTCACCGGCTGGCTGTTCGTCACCATTCCCAAGGGCTTCTTCCCCGAGGAAGACATCGGCCAGATCCAGATCACGACCGAAGCCGCCGAAGACATTTCGTTCGCCGCGATGAAGGTGCTGCAGGCGCGCGTGTCCGATGCGCTGCAGGCCGACCCGAGCGTGGACTACGTCAGCTCCTTCGTCGGCGTGGGCGGCCCGACCGCTACGCAAAATTCCGGCCGTTTGTTCGCCGTGCTCAAGCCGCGCAGCGAGCGTCCGCAGATGGCGAAGGTGCTCGAATCGCTGCGCCAGCGTTTCCGCGAGATCCCGGGCATTGCCGTCTACATGCAGCCGGTGCAGAACCTGCGGCTGGGCGGGCGCCAGAGCAAGGCGCGCTTCCAGTACACGCTGCAGAGCGTGAACGCCGGCGAGATGGTGCCGTGGTCCACGAAGCTCATGGAGCGCATGCGCGCCGACCCGGCGTTCCGCGACGTGACCAGCGACTCGCAGAACCGCGGCCTGCAGGCCACGCTCGACATCGACCGCGACAAGGCCGGCGTGCTCGGCGTGGCGGTGGGCGACCTGCGCACCGCGCTCTACAACGCCTATGGCGACCGGCAGATCGGCAGCATCTACGCCGCGAGCAACACCTACCAGGTGATCCTCTCGGCCGCCGACAGCGACCGCCAGTTCGAGGACGATGTCTCGCGCCTGTCGGTGCGAAGCACCACCGGCCGGCTGGTGCCGCTGTCGGCCTTCTCGACCATCAAGCGCACCGTGGGGCCGACCTCGGTCAACCACCAGGGCCAGTTGCAGGCGGTGACGGTGTCGTTCAACCTCGCCCCTGATGTACCGCTGGGCAACGCGACCGCGAAGATCGACAGCTACAAGGACGAACTGAAGATGCCGCCCTCGATCATCACCACCTACGGTGGCGATGCGGCGGTGTTCCAGAGTTCGCAGTCGAGCCAGGCCGTGCTGCTGGTGCTGGCGGTGCTGGTCATTTACGTGCTGCTGGGAGTGCTGTATGAAAGCTACATCCACCCGCTGACCATTCTTGCGGGCCTGCCGTCGGCGGCGGTGGGGGCGCTGCTCTCGCTGAAGCTCTTCGGCTTCGACCTGACGCTGATCGCGACCATCGGCATCCTGCTGCTGATCGGCATCGTGAAGAAGAACGCGATCATGCTGATCGACTTCGCGCTCGATGCACAACGCACCGAGGGCATGAAGCCGGTTGATGCGATCCGCGAGGCCTGCCGGTTGCGTTTCCGGCCGATCCTGATGACCACGCTGGCCGCGTTGATGGGCGCGCTGCCGCTCGCGTTGGGCCTTGGCGCCGGCGCCGAGTTGCGTCAGCCGCTGGGCGTGGCGGTGGTGGGCGGGCTGATCTTCTCGCAGGTGATCACGCTGTACATCACGCCCGCGATCTATCTGGCGCTAGACCGCTACAGCGGCACGGGGCCGATGGTCGATTTGCCGGGCGAGGCGAAGACGGCCGCGGTGCGGGCGGCGCCCCTTTGACTTTAAAGATGGCGTGCGGCCATGAGCGCCAGCCAACCGGCGACAAAGGCAATCTGCAGTCCTCCGAAGCGCCACACCACCGCCATGGTGACGACCACGGGCAAGAGCAAGGTTGGCGCGATGCAGATCTGAATCAACAGATAGGCAGCCATCAGGCTGGGGCCGGCGTTCGACAAGGCAATCTCGGCCGCCGGCCAACGCGAAAGCCATTGGGCGGCGCCCAGGCCCGACAGGCGAATGGCGATCGTGACCAAAGCCATGACGACGATGGCATTCATGTCCGGCGTCTCCTGTTGATCCAAAGCGTGGACGCCATGCCGGCCAGGCCCGCCACCAGCACCGCCGCGGCTTGCTGATCAGTTCGCCACCAGCAAATCAAACCGACCACGGCGCCGATTCCAACAGGCGCCAGACGGTGAGGGCTCTTTCGAAGGCCGATGGGCAGCAGCAGCGCCATCGAGAGCGGGACCAGTGCATCCATTCCAAAGCGGTACAGCATCTGCTGCGTAAAAATGGCGCCGAACTGGAATCCGGCGATGCAGCCGGCCGTCCACGCCAAGGTCAGCGCGGAGGAATTTCCCAGAACAAAGTTGGCGTTGATCGGGCCACGCTGGGCTGCAATGTGACACGCCGTCCAACTGCTGTCGGTCACCATGGCCGCAGCCAGCCACACGCGCCATTTGCTGGAATTCTTCAGATAAGGCCAAAGCGACGCTGTAAAAATAAGGTGCTTTGCATTGAGTCCGATCGTCAATGCAATCAGAGCGCCAATATGAGCGGAATTGTTGAATTCCAATGCAGCCAATTGGGCGGTGGCTGCATTGATGCTCAAGGCGGCAAAAACCAATTCACCCAGAGACCAATCGGCATTTTTGCTGGCAACGCCGACAATAAGACCAAATACCAGCACCTTGGGAATGAAGGGCAGCGCCGCAATCCAGCCATGCGAAATTCCCATGGGTGTGGACAGGGATTTTTCCATCAAAACCCTTACACCCAGAACAGGAGTTTCTCAGAGGTGGTTCCGAAAAACCCGGACAAGGTCAATCGCTCTCCATCGCTTGGCAATACCTCATGCGCCTGCGTGGTGCGGAAGATGATCAAATCTCCGACACGGGGGGCAACTTCGAAATGCTCACTTTCTTTGCCGGCAAGCGCGAGGTCTTGTTCTTTATAGATGCGTGTCTGCCCCCCGGACTTGGGAATCTTGAGATAGATGTTCCATGCAAACTGATCTTTGATTTGCGGGGCAAATGAAAGTCCGGTGTTTTCACCCGGCATCCAGTCCCGATGAATCGGTGCTTCCGGCAAAACGCGCACCGTGAAATTCATCATGCGCCTGCCCTGGTGCTCGGCGACATCATGGCTCAGGGAAAACATCTTCGATGCCACCTCCTGAACACGAGGGAAGAAATTGACAAGAGAGAGAATGCGCTGGTCGAATATTTCTTCAAAAATACGTGTCCGGCGGAAATATTCACTGTGATCCGATTTGAATCGAAAGAAATTAGGGCCGAGCTTTCCTTTGCGAACAACGCCGCCGGCCTTGTCGTCGCCCTCGTAATATTCGATGCCGATTTCTGAAATGGCATGCAATATCAGGTCAATTTGATATTCTTGTAAGAAATTCTCGAACCGCAGGCCTGCGTGGTCTCCGGTTGAAAATTTCTTTATCGCCGCGAGGTTCGGCGTCGTGCGGTTGATATCCTCAACCACCCATTTGTTTGACTCTGCCATCATTTCCTCTAGGATTGAGAGGACGATAATGGCGCTAAGTTAGGGTTTTCGTGGTATCCAGAGATACAGGAAGTCAACTATTTTTGTAATGCAAACGACGTAGCGCAGAAGCATCATGGATGATCACCTGCTTGGCCCGTGTCTCAATGACGCCCTCTCTCGACAGCAGG includes:
- a CDS encoding 2OG-Fe(II) oxygenase, with translation MAESNKWVVEDINRTTPNLAAIKKFSTGDHAGLRFENFLQEYQIDLILHAISEIGIEYYEGDDKAGGVVRKGKLGPNFFRFKSDHSEYFRRTRIFEEIFDQRILSLVNFFPRVQEVASKMFSLSHDVAEHQGRRMMNFTVRVLPEAPIHRDWMPGENTGLSFAPQIKDQFAWNIYLKIPKSGGQTRIYKEQDLALAGKESEHFEVAPRVGDLIIFRTTQAHEVLPSDGERLTLSGFFGTTSEKLLFWV
- the miaB gene encoding tRNA (N6-isopentenyl adenosine(37)-C2)-methylthiotransferase MiaB; the protein is MKKVFIKTFGCQMNEYDSDKMADVLHAAQGYEPTQNVDEADLILFNTCSVREKAQEKVFSDLGRVKHLKAKGVKIGVGGCVASQEGAAIIARAPYVDIVFGPQTLHRLPEMLNDRERLNRPQVDISFPEIEKFDHLPPARVDGATAFVSIMEGCSKYCSYCVVPYTRGEEVNRPLDDVLVEIAGLADQGVREITLLGQNVNAYRGKMGDTAEIADFALLIEYVAEIPGIERIRYTTSHPNEFTPRLIEAYAKVPQLVSHLHLPVQHGSDRILMAMKRGYTAMEYKSTVRKLRAIRPELALSSDFIVGFPGETDEDFAKMMKLIDDCQFDNSFSFIFSPRPGTPAAQLQDDTPHEVKLARLHTLQAVIDGNVKRFGQALVGSTQRVLVEGASRKDANELMGRTACNRVVNFEGDARLVGQMTDLRITRSLAYTLRGEVPTSESSMAAAPAALAH
- a CDS encoding AzlC family ABC transporter permease, translating into MEKSLSTPMGISHGWIAALPFIPKVLVFGLIVGVASKNADWSLGELVFAALSINAATAQLAALEFNNSAHIGALIALTIGLNAKHLIFTASLWPYLKNSSKWRVWLAAAMVTDSSWTACHIAAQRGPINANFVLGNSSALTLAWTAGCIAGFQFGAIFTQQMLYRFGMDALVPLSMALLLPIGLRKSPHRLAPVGIGAVVGLICWWRTDQQAAAVLVAGLAGMASTLWINRRRRT
- a CDS encoding efflux RND transporter periplasmic adaptor subunit, whose protein sequence is MKTNVAVALAGVLIVAVAGGWWSLSGNKLAAKNDKAPTTAGGGAPALVTLATAEKQDVPVTVQVNGSVVSLNSVDLRPQVTNTVSAVHVKEGQFVKAGQLLFTLDDRNDQANLARARAQQQKDEATMADLERQYKRSQDLVAQNFIAKSAADATLSQLEAQRAAVAADRAAVQSAQVALGYATLRAPIAGRIGAVNIYPGTLVQPTLSLVTVTQLDPIAVSFPVPEGNLQDLLAAARTRSKVEAVVTGRKEPLNGTLDFVDNTVDPQIGTVRAKAVFSNADQSLWPGQFVGTRITVRTLDGATVVPAAALMMLADGTSLYVVDESRTATRRKVKTLHTFGTKVAVSGVEPGEQVVIEGSQNVRPGGKVRVDAKAPAVPNGTTGVTPGSAASSDAKPVRERA
- a CDS encoding efflux RND transporter permease subunit yields the protein MNISELCIRRPAMTVLLSAAVVVIGIFAYFSIPVAALPSYNTPVINVNAQLPGASPDTMASSVALPLEKQFSTIPGLQTISSVNTQGVTSLTLEFVSSRDIDAAAVDVQAALLRAQRQLPQELTQLPSYRKVNPADAPVLFIALISPSMNPAELNDYAENLISPTLSTIDGVAQVGVYGRKAFAVRIKANADLLNARNITLDELAKAVNSANANTPVGTLDGPRQTLTIQANRQLVKAADFAKLIVGQRNGAPVRLDEVATIEDSFESVKTSSSFNGQDSISLAVQRQPNANTVQVVDAVRALIPRFKAELPQSVEIQMVNDRSLSIREAVHDVQLTLLGTIALVVLVIFLFLHRLVATLIPAATIPISLIGAVALLYAFGYSLDNVSLLGITLAVGLVVDDAIVVLENIMRYVEKGMEPFAAALRGAREVGFTIVSISISLVAVFIPIFFMPGVIGLLFHEFAVVVALAVLVSAVVSLTLVPMLASRLLKHVPRKEGAMDHEEEHPEPGTAIGRAFERGYRAVHGGYMRSLDWTLEHRKLMLAMAGLTFVVTGWLFVTIPKGFFPEEDIGQIQITTEAAEDISFAAMKVLQARVSDALQADPSVDYVSSFVGVGGPTATQNSGRLFAVLKPRSERPQMAKVLESLRQRFREIPGIAVYMQPVQNLRLGGRQSKARFQYTLQSVNAGEMVPWSTKLMERMRADPAFRDVTSDSQNRGLQATLDIDRDKAGVLGVAVGDLRTALYNAYGDRQIGSIYAASNTYQVILSAADSDRQFEDDVSRLSVRSTTGRLVPLSAFSTIKRTVGPTSVNHQGQLQAVTVSFNLAPDVPLGNATAKIDSYKDELKMPPSIITTYGGDAAVFQSSQSSQAVLLVLAVLVIYVLLGVLYESYIHPLTILAGLPSAAVGALLSLKLFGFDLTLIATIGILLLIGIVKKNAIMLIDFALDAQRTEGMKPVDAIREACRLRFRPILMTTLAALMGALPLALGLGAGAELRQPLGVAVVGGLIFSQVITLYITPAIYLALDRYSGTGPMVDLPGEAKTAAVRAAPL